A single Bicyclus anynana chromosome 19, ilBicAnyn1.1, whole genome shotgun sequence DNA region contains:
- the LOC112051837 gene encoding 40-kDa huntingtin-associated protein, which yields MATDLSASFNEQYISINTKLKKRFLRKPNISEATNEFIALAIQCEHSEQPSFAGQTYIGAAKCEASAGNFLGEAEQHLAAARQFMKAEKKLASMKFDSPDRENLEAAIGCYMWALVKYPEKSPLRTSILLELADGLVDLNYKQEALAYYEEAVNTIEDKTMKLMCMRNFFNLLLECGKHDQALETANEICDSNFHIPERILTEIQVSRVLLVLLVKPDEDTKSESLKQLVDNLLNDEDTDSTPFNTDLRLKLQSIMIASGAQDQHSLISVAADSKQHLTAQQKDLLDTLILEQRIE from the exons atGGCTACAGACTTGAGTGCCAGTTTTAATGAGCAATACATCAGTATTAACACAAAACTGAAGAA GAGATTCCTTAGAAAACCCAATATCTCAGAAGCAACAAATGAGTTCATAGCTTTAGCAATACAATGTGAACACTCGGAACAACCGTCTTTTGCTGGTCAGACATATATAGGAGCTGCAAAATGTGAGGCGTCCGCTGGCAACTTTCTAGGAGAGGCAGAACAACATTTAGCTGCTGCAAGACAATTTATGAAGGCAGAGAAAAAATTAGCATCTATGAAATTTGATAGCCCTGATAGGGAGAACCTAGAG GCTGCCATTGGTTGTTATATGTGGGCTTTAGTCAAGTACCCAGAGAAGTCCCCGCTCCGCACTTCCATACTACTGGAACTTGCTGATGGTTTGGTGGATCTGAACTATAAGCAAGAGGCTCTGGCTTACTATGAGGAGGCAGTGAATACCATTGAAGACAAGACCATGAAATTAATGTGTATGAGGAATTTTTTCAACTTGCTGTTAGAATGtg GTAAACATGACCAAGCTTTGGAGACAGCCAATGAAATATGTGATTCCAATTTCCATATTCCTGAAAGAATATTGACAGA aatacaAGTGAGCAGAGTATTGTTGGTGCTGCTGGTCAAGCCAGATGAAGATACCAAGTCTGAATCACTCAAACAACTTGTAGACAACTTGCTCAATGATGAAGACACTGATT CAACACCATTCAACACAGACCTGCGTCTCAAACTACAATCAATCATGATAGCGAGTGGTGCACAGGACCAGCACTCCCTCATCAGCGTGGCAGCAGACAGCAAGCAACACCTTACTGCACAGCAGAAGGATTTACTCGATACACTGATATTGGAACAGAGAATAGAATGA
- the LOC112051836 gene encoding serine/threonine-protein kinase RIO3 gives MSNPWKKLAAPTDVQNLSDIMSEEYAKGLQVKEELRFAEEISDTVMPETTDISPDVLLKIDESNVKEYCDSDAIIAKVLQCQYDKEHDDQIKRVAKKMNGEAKVSISFDNYRNIPEHLVYDSESDDEDIELAYKKDWDRFETNEKEFASIPKRGFIMKEGEMVTKHDSTINGRRNACKVMAFPPEVCTGDGAGFDMKLSNSVFNQLREHTKWHQARKTKMLDRKESHATAEMGLDEPTRLILFKLINNGLLEDINGIISTGKESVVLHANSDPSYTEAVLPKECAIKVFKTTLNEFKTRDKYIEADYRFKNRFSKQNPRKIVHMWAEKEMHNMLRIQKIGLNCPEMVCLKKHILVMSFIGKDNKPAPKLRDVILKPEKWQSVYNEVVDAMHKLYNVGHLVHADLSEYNILWWENKCWFIDVSQSVQPDHPSGLEFLLRDCRNIINFFEKKDVPDIKSAEDLFKSITGFEEVDVNFLEGVHTVYNSLLSRFEVAPDDNRNVSYPFEYCWNKSNEAKKPKSDKSGDEDDDDEFDEMWMHSKQQQIVDVSTNFGNEVKIDDIIVDTKVNFGNVIDVELTKDDIDIPNSSIDKKS, from the exons ATGTCGAATCCGTGGAAGAAACTTGCAGCACCCACTGATGTGCAAAATTTATCCGACATCATGTCCGAAGAATATGCGAAAGGTTTGCAGGTGAAAGAAGAATTGAGGTTCGCTGAGGAGATATCAGACACCGTGATGCCCGAGACTACTGATATTTCGCCTGATGTTTTGCTGAAAATTGACGAATCAAATGTCAAGGAATATTGCGACTCGGACGCTATTATTGCGAAAGTATTGCAATGCCAGTACGATAAGGAGCATGATGACCAGATTAAGAGAGTCGCCAAGAAGATGAACGGAGAGGCAAAGGTATCTATATCGTTCGACAACTACCGTAACATTCCCGAACACCTCGTGTACGACTCCGAGTCTGACGACGAAGATATCGAACTCGCTTATAAAAAGGATTGGGATCGCTTTGAAACCAATGAGAAGGAGTTCGCTAGTATTCCTAAACGGGGATTTATAATGAAAGAGGGCGAAATGGTCACAAAACACGACAGCACAATCAATGGTCGGAGGAACGCTTGCAAAGTCATGGCATTTCCCCCCGAAGTCTGCACGGGGGACGGTGCTGGATTCGACATGAAACTGTCCAACTCTGTGTTCAACCAGTTAAGAGAGCACACTAAGTGGCACCAGGCGCGCAAAACTAAAATGTTGGATAGAAAAGAGAGCCATGCCACTGCCGAAATGGGTCTCGATGAACCCACAAGACTTATACTctttaaacttataaataatggTTTGTTAGAAGACATTAATgggatcatatccactggtaaAGAATCAGTAGTCTTGCATGCCAACAGCGACCCATCATACACTGAAGCAGTATTGCCAAAAGAGTGTgcaattaaagtttttaaaaccacaTTGAATGAGTTTAAAACTCGTGACAAGTATATTGAAGCGgattatagatttaaaaatcgTTTCTCTAAGCAAAATCCTCGGAAAATCGTGCACATGTGGGCAGAGAAGGAAATGCACAACATGCTTCGTATTCAGAAGATAGGACTGAACTGTCCTGAGATGGTTTGTCTGAAGAAACATATCCTGGTTATGTCGTTCATTGGAAAGGATAACAAACCTGCTCCCAAGCTAAGAGACGTAATTTTGAAGCCGGAGAAATGGCAGAGTGTGTACAATGAGGTAGTTGATGCAATGCATAAGCTGTACAATGTTGGTCATTTAGTTCACGCAGATTTGTCAGAGTACAATATTCTGTGGTGGGAGAACAAATGCTGGTTCATTGACGTCTCCCAGTCTGTGCAACCAGATCATCCAAGTGGATTGGAGTTTTTGCTGAGGGACTGCCGTAACATCATTAAT ttctTTGAGAAGAAGGATGTGCCAGACATAAAATCTGCTGAAGACCTATTCAAATCTATCACAGGCTTTGAGGAGGTTGACGTCAACTTTCTGGAAGGCGTACATACTGTTTACAACTCTCTGTTGTCACGCTTTGAGGTAGCCCCGGATGACAATCGCAATGTCAGCTACCCATTTGAGTATTGTTGGAATAAATCCAATGAAGCCAAGAAACCAAAAAGTGATAAAAGcggtgatgaagatgatgatgatgaatttgatGAAATGTGGATGCACTCCAAGCAACAACAAATTGTTGATGTGTCTACAAACTTTGGCAATGAAGTCAAGATTGATGACATAATTGTTGACACCAAAGTTAACTTTGGTAATGTAATTGATGTTGAACTCACTAAGGATGATATTGATATACCTAATAGTAGTATTGATAAAAAGTCTTAA